The following proteins are encoded in a genomic region of Candidatus Methylacidiphilales bacterium:
- the kduI gene encoding 5-dehydro-4-deoxy-D-glucuronate isomerase, with product MPKSVASNGKFPPNTLPGTGANDYLSLNSKALRERFLIEHLFVPGELTLHAAEPDRVIVGSVVPTVNAISLDCPAELGADGFCARRELGVFNLGGVGMVTIDGKTFTMPRFACLYVGRGARSVLFSSAAAQEPAQFYLASYPAQHAYPTRLIGPDQGSVADLGTVEASNRRQLRKMIHPGEVESCQLVMGWTRLQSGSVWNTMPPHRHARRSEVYCYFDMAADTRVIHLLGCPQETRHIVVADRQVVISPSWSIHGGAGTGPYSFCWAMGGENQDFADMDHVTMQELR from the coding sequence ATGCCAAAATCAGTTGCCTCAAATGGGAAATTCCCGCCAAACACTCTACCCGGCACTGGAGCGAACGACTATCTATCGCTTAACAGTAAAGCCTTGCGCGAACGCTTCCTCATTGAACATTTGTTTGTTCCTGGCGAGTTGACGCTTCATGCTGCTGAACCCGACCGGGTGATCGTCGGATCAGTGGTGCCGACCGTCAACGCCATTTCCCTGGATTGTCCGGCGGAGCTGGGCGCGGACGGATTTTGCGCCCGGCGTGAACTGGGTGTGTTCAACCTCGGTGGGGTGGGGATGGTCACTATCGATGGGAAGACCTTCACGATGCCGCGCTTCGCATGTCTCTATGTTGGCCGTGGCGCGCGGTCGGTCTTATTCAGTAGCGCGGCGGCGCAGGAACCCGCGCAGTTCTACCTCGCCAGTTATCCCGCCCAGCACGCCTACCCGACCAGGCTGATAGGTCCTGACCAGGGCTCTGTGGCAGATCTGGGAACGGTCGAGGCCAGCAACCGTCGTCAGTTGCGAAAGATGATTCATCCAGGCGAGGTCGAGAGTTGCCAACTAGTCATGGGCTGGACACGGCTCCAGTCGGGCAGCGTCTGGAACACGATGCCACCCCACAGGCATGCCCGTCGTTCTGAGGTCTACTGCTATTTTGACATGGCCGCAGACACCCGCGTCATCCATCTGCTGGGATGTCCGCAAGAAACCCGTCACATTGTAGTTGCAGACCGCCAGGTTGTAATCTCACCCTCTTGGTCGATCCACGGAGGGGCCGGTACCGGACCCTACTCATTCTGCTGGGCTATGGGCGGGGAAAACCAGGATTTCGCCGACATGGATCACGTTACCATGCAGGAGCTACGCTGA
- a CDS encoding enolase C-terminal domain-like protein, with product MEATIKATPFPSALNWAWAHELPRNLRISSATPFSILSHRAKTVGKNACRGDHGRSMQEQMVRLDTNLGISGFGSCAADASAIQSLVGTDPFHWYRERGEPGCHPQLGRNTMALWDLAGKLLDRPAYVLMGGAGTRLVPVYDASIYFSDLMPGYASNYLDRFRAEIDWGLGQGYRCFKVKIGRGMRWMPWETGYRRDLEVLHCIRTHAGPGIEIGVDANNGYGVEYTKNFIREAGFEPAWMEEMFQENVGDCLSIKALMRAKGWKTLLTDGEGQGDPEAFLPLIAARSMDVIQADMRSFGIELILQVAQWAHAQGLLVAPHNWGSVIGFYMQLHMARAVPNFFRAECDPAGNGVVHANGYTIANGFATVPDTPGFGLDYPDGIVDGAIIGDPEPA from the coding sequence ATGGAGGCAACAATCAAGGCTACGCCCTTCCCCTCAGCTCTCAATTGGGCCTGGGCGCACGAACTGCCTCGCAATTTGCGCATTTCCAGCGCAACCCCCTTCAGCATCTTATCGCATCGCGCCAAGACTGTGGGCAAGAATGCATGTCGTGGTGACCATGGCAGGTCGATGCAGGAACAGATGGTGCGCCTTGATACCAACCTCGGGATCAGTGGTTTTGGTTCTTGCGCCGCAGATGCCTCCGCTATCCAGTCGCTGGTGGGCACCGATCCATTCCACTGGTACCGCGAGCGGGGCGAGCCCGGCTGTCACCCGCAGCTTGGCCGCAACACCATGGCCTTGTGGGACCTCGCCGGGAAGCTGTTGGATCGGCCGGCTTATGTCCTCATGGGCGGGGCGGGAACCAGGCTTGTTCCGGTCTATGACGCCTCGATCTACTTCTCCGATCTGATGCCCGGGTATGCAAGCAACTACCTCGACCGTTTCCGTGCCGAGATCGATTGGGGGCTTGGCCAGGGATACCGTTGTTTCAAGGTAAAGATCGGTCGTGGCATGCGATGGATGCCCTGGGAGACAGGTTATCGCCGTGATCTTGAGGTCCTGCATTGCATCCGCACCCACGCCGGACCAGGCATCGAAATTGGCGTTGACGCCAACAATGGATATGGAGTCGAGTACACAAAGAACTTCATCCGCGAGGCCGGGTTCGAGCCGGCCTGGATGGAGGAGATGTTTCAAGAGAACGTCGGAGACTGCTTGTCGATCAAGGCTTTGATGCGCGCAAAAGGTTGGAAGACATTGCTTACCGACGGCGAAGGGCAGGGAGATCCCGAGGCCTTCCTTCCATTGATCGCGGCACGATCAATGGACGTTATTCAGGCTGACATGCGCTCCTTTGGCATTGAGCTGATTCTGCAGGTGGCGCAGTGGGCGCATGCCCAAGGCCTGCTGGTGGCCCCACACAATTGGGGCTCGGTGATCGGCTTTTATATGCAACTACACATGGCGCGCGCGGTCCCCAATTTTTTCCGTGCCGAATGCGATCCGGCCGGGAACGGCGTGGTCCATGCAAACGGCTACACAATCGCCAACGGCTTCGCCACCGTGCCCGATACACCGGGTTTTGGCCTAGACTATCCCGACGGCATCGTTGATGGCGCCATCATCGGAGATCCGGAACCGGCTTGA
- a CDS encoding SDR family oxidoreductase, with translation MKPSLFTLDGRTALVTGCSRGIGAAMAVALAEAGADIVGISASMAPDGGAVGAAVRAIGRGFRAYAADLSQRSVLDACINRVRAEVPQIDILVNNAGVIRRAPAAEHPDAMWDEVLAVNLNAPFLISRAVGQDMLARGSGKIIFIASLLSYQGGITVPGYAASKGGIAQLTKALANEWASHGVNVNAIVPGYIATDNTRALRDDPERCKQILARIPAGRWGTPEDFAGPVVFLASAASDYMHGTLLTVDGGWLGR, from the coding sequence TTGAAACCATCACTTTTCACCCTCGATGGTCGGACGGCGCTTGTCACCGGGTGTTCGCGGGGCATCGGCGCTGCAATGGCGGTGGCTCTTGCCGAGGCCGGGGCAGACATCGTCGGAATTAGCGCCAGCATGGCTCCCGACGGCGGCGCTGTAGGAGCGGCGGTGCGGGCGATCGGACGCGGCTTCCGGGCTTATGCGGCTGATTTATCGCAACGATCCGTGCTCGACGCCTGCATCAACAGGGTGCGGGCTGAGGTTCCACAAATCGATATCCTGGTCAACAATGCGGGCGTGATTAGGCGCGCACCCGCGGCCGAGCACCCGGACGCCATGTGGGACGAGGTCCTGGCAGTCAATCTCAACGCCCCCTTCCTGATCAGTCGGGCTGTCGGACAAGACATGCTCGCACGAGGCTCGGGTAAAATCATCTTCATCGCCAGCCTGCTCAGTTATCAGGGCGGAATCACAGTGCCTGGCTACGCAGCGAGCAAGGGCGGCATTGCACAACTGACCAAGGCTCTGGCCAATGAATGGGCGTCCCATGGGGTGAATGTCAATGCCATCGTCCCAGGCTACATCGCTACGGACAACACCCGGGCCCTGCGCGACGACCCCGAACGCTGCAAACAGATCCTCGCCCGCATTCCAGCCGGGCGCTGGGGAACTCCTGAGGACTTCGCAGGACCAGTTGTTTTTCTCGCCAGTGCCGCCAGTGACTATATGCATGGCACTCTGCTGACTGTCGATGGCGGCTGGCTGGGGCGATAA